From one Esox lucius isolate fEsoLuc1 chromosome 11, fEsoLuc1.pri, whole genome shotgun sequence genomic stretch:
- the LOC114840195 gene encoding tryptase-2-like, producing the protein MLTGRAMGFWGLLFAVLSVHDAAGLFVPQARSSIIGGEEAYKGKWPWMAYLKTSSAEGNTLNCGGSLLNEDWVLTAAHCVDPDDVVPEKSYVLLGVHSLEELEDPDVVVRAISQVVIHPDYKFLSNGPVNDIALVKVNQSVALTKLVGRVKLPETDDNFSSASECWVTGWGETTDGAPRDGILQQLNIPIVSKKDCLKVYPHLSSNFMCAGDRKGGMDTCVGDAGGPLVCVSAGEFLQVGIIGFRPSCTTRPYPGLYTRVASYLDFIKGTINPVTKAFAKA; encoded by the exons ATGCTGACTGGAAGAGCAATGGGCTTTTGGGGATTGCTGTTTGCAGTTCTATCTGTCCATGATGCTGCAG GGCTGTTTGTGCCCCAGGCTCGAAGCTCAATCATAGGGGGCGAAGAAGCTTACAAGGGCAAATGGCCGTGGATGGCCTACCTGAAGACCAGTTCTGCTGAGGGAAACACCTTGAATTGTGGCGGTTCTCTCCTTAATGAAGACTGGGTGCTCACTGCAGCACACTGTGTGGACCC CGATGACGTTGTTCCAGAGAAGTCCTACGTTTTGCTGGGCGTACACAGcctagaggagctggaggaCCCCGATGTGGTTGTTCGAGCCATATCACAAGTTGTCATTCACCCTGACTATAAGTTCTTGAGTAACGGTCCTGTAAATGACATTGCCTTGGTGAAGGTCAATCAGAGTGTGGCCTTGACAAAACTGGTTGGGCGTGTAAAACTGCCAGAAACTGATGACAATTTCAGCTCTGCGTCTGAGTGCTGGGTGACTGGCTGGGGTGAAACCACGGATGGCG CACCACGCGATGGGATTCTGCAGCAGCTGAATATACCCATTGTTAGTAAGAAGGATTGCCTCAAAGTGTACCCGCACCTTTCCTCCAACTTCATGTGTGCTGGAGACAGGAAGGGTGGGATGGACACCTGTGTG GGGGACGCTGGTGGGCCAttggtgtgtgtctctgctgGTGAGTTTCTCCAGGTGGGAATCATAGGTTTTAGGCCTTCCTGTACTACAAGACCCTACCCTGGACTCTACACCCGGGTGGCCAGCTACCTGGACTTCATCAAAGGGACTATTAACCCTGTCACCAAGGCTTTTGCTAAGGCCTAA